In Actinoplanes derwentensis, the following proteins share a genomic window:
- a CDS encoding class I SAM-dependent methyltransferase — MTSPHSSDTPVPRVTETEARRANRTWWDRDADDYQDEHGAFLGDVDFVWCPERLREADARLLGPVPGKKILELGAGAAAASRWLRSEGAHPVALDLSEGMLRHAADAAGRSGVPVPLVQADAMALPFATGSFDIVCTAFGAIPFVADSGAAMREVARVLRPGGSWVFSVTHPMRWIFFDEPDESGLIARNSYFDRTPYVERDDDGTVTYLEQHRTVGDRVRELVGAGFLLRDLIEPEWPDDHEQLWGQWSPLRGRLFPGTAIFVCDLPER, encoded by the coding sequence GTGACCTCGCCCCACTCGTCCGATACCCCCGTGCCGCGCGTCACCGAGACCGAGGCACGCCGCGCCAACCGGACCTGGTGGGACCGGGACGCCGACGACTACCAGGACGAACACGGCGCCTTCCTCGGCGACGTCGACTTCGTCTGGTGCCCCGAACGGCTCCGCGAGGCCGACGCGCGACTGCTCGGGCCCGTACCAGGAAAAAAGATCCTGGAACTCGGTGCCGGGGCCGCCGCCGCCAGCCGCTGGCTCCGGAGTGAGGGAGCCCACCCGGTCGCCCTCGACCTGTCCGAAGGCATGCTGCGGCACGCCGCCGACGCCGCCGGCCGCAGCGGAGTGCCGGTGCCGCTGGTCCAGGCCGACGCGATGGCCCTGCCCTTCGCCACCGGCAGCTTCGACATCGTGTGCACCGCCTTCGGTGCCATCCCGTTCGTGGCCGACTCCGGCGCGGCCATGCGTGAGGTCGCCCGTGTGCTGCGCCCCGGCGGCAGCTGGGTCTTCTCCGTCACACATCCCATGCGGTGGATCTTCTTCGACGAGCCGGACGAGAGCGGGCTGATCGCCCGGAATTCCTACTTCGACCGTACGCCGTACGTGGAACGCGACGACGACGGCACCGTCACCTACCTGGAACAACACCGGACCGTCGGCGACCGGGTCCGCGAACTGGTCGGAGCCGGCTTCCTCCTCCGCGACCTGATCGAACCGGAATGGCCGGACGATCACGAACAACTCTGGGGCCAGTGGAGCCCGCTGCGGGGCCGACTGTTCCCCGGCACCGCCATCTTCGTCTGCGACCTACCCGAACGCTGA
- a CDS encoding ArsR/SmtB family transcription factor produces MAGITDGPLDAERAGDLAGAFKALGDPVRLRLLSMIASATDGEICVCDLSEAFPLTGPTISHHLRILREAGLVHGSRRGTWVYYRAIPGELTRLAAILDADRPAPSRV; encoded by the coding sequence GTGGCCGGGATCACCGACGGGCCGCTGGACGCCGAGCGCGCCGGGGATCTGGCCGGGGCGTTCAAAGCGCTCGGTGATCCGGTTCGGCTGCGTCTGCTGTCGATGATCGCCTCGGCCACCGACGGGGAGATCTGTGTCTGTGATCTCAGTGAGGCCTTCCCGCTCACCGGCCCGACGATCTCCCATCACCTGCGGATCCTGCGGGAGGCCGGCCTCGTGCACGGATCCCGTCGCGGAACCTGGGTCTACTACCGGGCGATCCCCGGCGAGCTGACTCGCCTCGCGGCCATCCTCGACGCCGACCGGCCGGCGCCCTCCCGGGTATAG
- the polA gene encoding DNA polymerase I, whose product MSDDAPTPRLLLLDGHSLAYRAFHALPKENFSTATGQHTNAVFGFTSMLINMLRDEKPSHIVVSFDVSRVSFRTEIYPEYKAGRAETPKEFHGQVSLIKEILAALRITVVEKAGFEADDVLATLATQGRDAGMEVLISSGDRDALQLVDEHITVLYPSRGVSEVWRMTPALVEEKQLVPPHLYRDKAALVGETSDNLIGVPGVGPKTAAKWIVEFGGIDGIVAGADKIKGKAGENLRAHLASVLRNYELNRLLRDLELPVRPEETRWQGWDREAVHQLFDALEFRVLRERLYAYLDAVEPEAESGFDIDGQVLRAGGIAGWLREHAGTDPVGLAVTGVFGRGTGRLTGVGVATAGGPAAWFDPETLDEDDERAVAAWLAEPSRPKVVHDAKPALLAFHAHGWQLAGVTTDTALAAYLAKPDQRAYHLDDLALRYLKRELKVDEPENGQLALSFDGDGDDHAAEQGVMLRARATLDLAEVITAELSQDGDDSVRLLSDVEQPLSIVLAEMEQRGIAADIDYLSELESHFATEVRSAQVAAHEVVGREFNLGSPKQLQEILFVERDLPKTKKIKSGYTTDADALTDLFAKTGDPLLSHLLRHRDVAKLKSTVDGLLKAVSDDTRVHTTFNQTVAATGRLSSTDPNLQNIPIRTEEGRRIRRAFIVGAGYDRLLTADYSQIEMRIMAHLSGDDALIAAFNSGADFHAATASSVFHTGLTEVTPDQRRKIKAMNYGLAYGLSAFGLSNQLSISTEEARTLMTEYFERFGGVRDYLQAVVQRAGKDGYTATILGRRRYLPDLSSDNRQRREMAERMALNAPIQGSAADIIKIAMLRVDEALKDTGLKSRMLLQVHDELVFEVAPGEQPALEELVRREMGAAYPLSVPLEVSIGSGRDWNGADH is encoded by the coding sequence GTGAGCGACGACGCCCCAACCCCCCGCCTGCTGCTGCTCGACGGCCACTCCTTGGCCTACCGTGCGTTCCACGCGCTGCCCAAGGAGAACTTCAGCACGGCGACCGGCCAGCATACGAACGCGGTGTTCGGCTTCACGTCGATGCTGATCAACATGCTGCGTGACGAGAAGCCCTCGCACATCGTCGTCTCCTTCGACGTCTCCCGGGTCTCCTTCCGCACCGAGATCTACCCGGAGTACAAAGCCGGTCGCGCCGAGACCCCCAAGGAGTTCCACGGTCAGGTCAGCCTGATCAAGGAGATCCTCGCCGCGCTGCGCATCACCGTCGTCGAGAAAGCCGGCTTCGAGGCCGACGACGTCCTCGCCACGCTGGCCACCCAGGGCCGTGACGCGGGCATGGAGGTGCTGATCTCCTCCGGCGACCGTGACGCCCTGCAGCTGGTCGACGAGCACATCACCGTCCTCTACCCCAGCCGTGGTGTCTCCGAGGTCTGGCGGATGACCCCGGCCCTGGTCGAGGAGAAACAGCTCGTCCCGCCGCATCTCTACCGGGACAAGGCCGCGCTCGTCGGTGAGACCAGCGACAACCTGATCGGTGTGCCCGGGGTGGGCCCGAAGACCGCCGCCAAGTGGATCGTCGAGTTCGGTGGGATCGACGGGATCGTGGCCGGCGCCGACAAGATCAAAGGCAAGGCCGGTGAGAATCTGCGAGCCCACCTCGCCTCCGTGCTGCGCAACTACGAGCTGAACCGGCTCCTGCGTGACCTGGAGTTGCCGGTGCGGCCGGAGGAGACGCGCTGGCAGGGCTGGGACCGCGAGGCCGTGCACCAGCTCTTCGACGCCCTGGAGTTCCGGGTGCTGCGTGAGCGGCTCTACGCGTACCTCGACGCCGTCGAGCCGGAGGCCGAGTCCGGCTTCGACATCGACGGGCAGGTCCTGCGGGCCGGTGGCATCGCCGGGTGGCTGCGCGAGCACGCCGGCACCGATCCGGTCGGGTTGGCCGTCACCGGCGTCTTCGGCCGCGGCACCGGCCGTCTCACCGGTGTCGGCGTCGCCACCGCGGGCGGCCCGGCCGCCTGGTTCGACCCGGAGACCCTGGACGAGGACGACGAGCGCGCCGTCGCCGCCTGGCTGGCCGAGCCGTCCCGGCCGAAAGTCGTGCACGACGCGAAACCGGCCCTGCTCGCCTTCCACGCTCACGGCTGGCAGCTCGCCGGTGTCACCACCGACACCGCTCTCGCCGCCTACCTGGCGAAACCCGACCAGCGCGCCTACCACCTCGACGACCTGGCGCTGCGTTACCTCAAGCGCGAGCTGAAGGTCGACGAGCCGGAGAACGGCCAGCTGGCCCTCAGCTTCGACGGCGACGGCGACGACCACGCCGCCGAGCAGGGCGTCATGCTGCGCGCCCGGGCCACCCTGGACCTGGCCGAGGTGATCACCGCCGAGCTGTCCCAGGACGGCGACGACTCGGTCCGGCTCCTGTCCGACGTCGAGCAGCCACTGTCGATCGTGCTCGCCGAGATGGAGCAGCGCGGGATCGCCGCCGACATCGACTACCTGTCGGAGCTGGAGTCGCATTTCGCCACCGAGGTGCGCTCCGCTCAGGTGGCCGCGCACGAGGTCGTCGGCCGCGAGTTCAACCTGGGCTCCCCGAAGCAGTTGCAGGAGATCCTCTTCGTCGAGCGGGACCTGCCGAAGACCAAGAAGATCAAGTCCGGCTATACGACCGACGCGGACGCCCTGACCGACCTGTTCGCCAAGACCGGCGACCCGCTGCTGTCGCACCTGCTGCGCCACCGCGACGTCGCCAAGCTCAAGTCCACCGTCGACGGCCTGCTCAAGGCGGTCTCCGACGACACCCGTGTGCACACCACGTTCAACCAGACCGTGGCCGCCACCGGCCGGCTGTCGTCCACCGACCCGAACCTGCAGAACATCCCGATCCGCACCGAGGAGGGCCGCCGCATCCGCCGCGCCTTCATCGTCGGCGCAGGCTACGACCGGCTGCTGACGGCCGACTACAGCCAGATCGAGATGCGGATCATGGCGCACCTGTCCGGTGACGACGCCCTGATCGCCGCCTTCAACTCGGGCGCCGACTTCCACGCCGCCACCGCGTCGTCGGTCTTCCACACCGGCCTGACCGAGGTCACCCCCGACCAGCGCCGCAAGATCAAAGCCATGAACTACGGCCTGGCGTACGGGTTGAGCGCCTTCGGCCTCTCCAATCAGCTGAGCATCTCCACCGAGGAGGCGCGCACCCTGATGACGGAGTACTTCGAACGCTTCGGTGGCGTCCGCGACTACCTGCAGGCCGTGGTCCAGCGGGCCGGCAAGGACGGCTACACGGCGACGATCCTGGGCCGCCGTCGCTACCTGCCCGACCTGAGCAGCGACAACCGCCAGCGCCGCGAGATGGCCGAACGGATGGCCCTCAACGCCCCCATCCAGGGTTCCGCCGCCGACATCATCAAGATCGCGATGCTGCGTGTCGACGAGGCCTTGAAGGACACCGGCCTGAAATCCCGGATGCTCCTGCAGGTCCACGACGAACTCGTCTTCGAGGTGGCCCCCGGCGAACAGCCCGCCCTGGAGGAACTGGTCCGCCGCGAAATGGGTGCCGCCTACCCGTTGTCGGTCCCGCTGGAGGTCTCCATCGGATCCGGCCGGGACTGGAACGGCGCCGACCACTGA